DNA sequence from the Parasphingorhabdus cellanae genome:
CGAGGTTGAGGATTTCTATTCAAGGGAAAAACGCAAAGACTGGCGGAGTTTCGGTCGTGCCTATATTGGCAGCCGCAAAATCAAGTTTCTCGGTTTCTCGCCGTCCGTCGATTATAATTATTCGCGCGTCGACAGCAATTATGACCTGTACCAGATGAACCGGCACCGGGTGAATTTCAAACTTGCGAAGTTTTTCTGACGGTAGCTGATTTGCGATGGCTATTCTTGGCATCGCCCGACAACCAACTCTTGCTCCTTGCGGCGACCACGCTATAGGAAATAGCGCATCACGTCGGCCATCGGAAAAGCGAGATTCATGAAGATAAGAATATTTGTGACATTGAAGAACGGTGTCCTCGACCCTCAGGGCAAAGCCATTCATCACGCGCTCGAAAGTCTGGATTTCAAAGGTGTGAAAGATGTTCGCGCGGGTAAGCTTATCGAGCTGGATGTTGCAGATGATACAAGCGACAGCGACCTTAAAAAAATGTGCGAAAAGCTGCTCGCCAATACCGTGATAGAAAATTTTGAAATCGAGAAACTGACCGATCAAGCGACAGAAGAAGCCTGACCGATGAAATCCGCTGTACTTGTTTTCCCTGGTTCCAACTGCGATCGCGATATGGCCGTCGCGCTGGAAACCGTCACCGGGAAGAAGCCGCATATGGTGTGGCACGGTGATAGCGCGCTGCCTGACGGGCTCGATATTATCGCGATTCCGGGCGGATTCTCTTATGGAGATTATTTGCGGTCAGGTGCGATGGCTTCTCGCGCCAATATTATTGATGCTGTGGTGCAGGCAGCTCGCAAAGGGATCAAGGTTCTGGGTATATGCAATGGCTTCCAGATATTGACGGAAATCGGCCTGTTGCCGGGCGCTTTAATGCGTAACGAGAATATTGAATTTATCTGCAAGGATGCGGTGCTGACCGTTGATGGGGCCGGTTCGGCATTTACATCTGGCTATAAGGCAGGTGAGACAATTTCGATTCCTGTGGCCCATCACGATGGTAATTATTTTGCAGATGATGAAAGCTTGGACCGTTTGGAAACTAATGGTCAAGTCGCGTTTCGCTATGCCGAAAATATCAATGGCTCTGCACGCAATATTGCGGGTGTTTTCAATGCTGAAGGCAATGTCCTGGGCATGATGCCGCATCCCGAACGGGCTATTGATAGCAAACATGGCAGGACTGACGGCTTGCGATTGTTCCAAAGTCTTTTAGGCTAATCCGATCATTATTTTACCGGCGGCCACCGGGTTGCCACATAAAGTGTGTCGATACAGGCATCCAAATCCCGAAACGCATCGGAAGCGGGCCCAGGATCCCTTTTGTTCAGGCGGAGCTGCGCCAACCCTTTTCCGAGAAGGGCATGCCGCAGCGCCAGTTGCAACAAGCCGATCCGGAAGCGGAAAAATTCTTGTCGTTTTGCCTCGCCTGCGATTTGCTCGCTAAGCCTGACAATCAAAAACAGGCGGTCGATCACCAATTCATTATAGCGTGGATGGGGCCCGCGATGCAGCGGGCGCCCGGTTTCTAAAGCTGTTTGTTCATCAGATGGCAGCAGAACCCCGTTTCGATCGAAGTCATCAAAGTCGAAACTGTCTGATAGATCGTCA
Encoded proteins:
- the purS gene encoding phosphoribosylformylglycinamidine synthase subunit PurS translates to MKIRIFVTLKNGVLDPQGKAIHHALESLDFKGVKDVRAGKLIELDVADDTSDSDLKKMCEKLLANTVIENFEIEKLTDQATEEA
- the purQ gene encoding phosphoribosylformylglycinamidine synthase subunit PurQ; translation: MKSAVLVFPGSNCDRDMAVALETVTGKKPHMVWHGDSALPDGLDIIAIPGGFSYGDYLRSGAMASRANIIDAVVQAARKGIKVLGICNGFQILTEIGLLPGALMRNENIEFICKDAVLTVDGAGSAFTSGYKAGETISIPVAHHDGNYFADDESLDRLETNGQVAFRYAENINGSARNIAGVFNAEGNVLGMMPHPERAIDSKHGRTDGLRLFQSLLG
- a CDS encoding AHH domain-containing protein codes for the protein MMAITRFSAVNRKNAVGYNPNYQRHHLIPLQAASMTDIIKPLNDDLSDSFDFDDFDRNGVLLPSDEQTALETGRPLHRGPHPRYNELVIDRLFLIVRLSEQIAGEAKRQEFFRFRIGLLQLALRHALLGKGLAQLRLNKRDPGPASDAFRDLDACIDTLYVATRWPPVK